A window from Drosophila nasuta strain 15112-1781.00 chromosome 3, ASM2355853v1, whole genome shotgun sequence encodes these proteins:
- the LOC132790070 gene encoding uncharacterized protein LOC132790070, producing the protein MASIYDRDERYQSSSRHREKHKERSESRSDDLNSSSPRQRGESSRSRRRGSHSSMGETRKKRSRSGFRLHNDEDYDLSEQLYNEDFKLMLALAPTPDEAFCPKSLDHAKAVKWRNKLLGWQCETIQELRLRQAYMSYFSVCLNQKQMRGIFQQEPQDTLCRVDFQDVIEPNAGCMSSMGDESAWLGMMSTLQHQGSCCSQQPSGSRHAGGFNNSNRRKYPQATTHKLAYKSRPKLVPKSNLSLSQSSSCRSSFDSFTASSSSLVAELPRIQTRSHQRRPIDQQTRKDMDYLLALITSELSGEQLSEPDDYFELELKRYREFYARHRCNDPDHQPLVADADLAKERTHMLLNMQNDLIKLLSN; encoded by the coding sequence ATGGCTTCTATATACGATAGAGATGAGCGTTATCAGTCTTCTTCGAGGCATCGTGAGAAGCACAAGGAACGCAGCGAGAGTCGCAGCGATGACTTGAACTCCTCCAGTCCCAGGCAACGAGGTGAGTCAAGTCGATCGCGTAGACGTGGCAGCCACTCGAGTATGGGCGAAACACGTAAAAAGCGATCGCGAAGCGGTTTTCGGCTTCACAATGATGAGGATTATGATCTCAGCGAACAGCTGTACAATGAGGATTTCAAACTGATGTTGGCTTTGGCTCCGACACCCGATGAAGCCTTCTGTCCCAAGTCCCTGGATCATGCGAAAGCTGTAAAGTGGCGCAACAAGTTGTTGGGATGGCAATGCGAAACGATTCAAGAGCTGCGCTTGCGACAGGCTTACATGAGTTACTTCAGTGTCTGCCTCAATCAGAAGCAAATGCGCGGCATCTTTCAGCAGGAGCCACAGGACACGCTCTGCCGGGTTGATTTTCAAGACGTTATTGAACCTAATGCCGGCTGCATGTCATCGATGGGCGATGAGAGTGCTTGGCTGGGCATGATGAGCACGTTGCAGCATCAGGGCAGCTGTTGTAGTCAGCAACCGTCGGGATCTCGTCATGCAGGAGGTTTTAACAACTCGAATAGAAGAAAGTATCCTCAAGCCACCACTCACAAGTTGGCCTATAAATCAAGACCCAAACTTGTGCCCAAATCAAATTTGTCGCTCTCCCAGAGTTCGTCGTGTCGCTCGAGTTTTGATTCCTTCACCGCCAGCAGTTCAAGTTTGGTTGCTGAGCTACCGCGCATTCAAACCAGGAGTCATCAACGTCGTCCCATTGATCAGCAAACACGTAAGGATATGGATTACCTGTTGGCTTTGATCACTTCGGAGCTCAGTGGCGAACAGTTGTCGGAGCCTGATGATTACTTtgagctggagctgaagcgCTATCGGGAATTTTATGCCAGGCATCGCTGCAACGATCCTGATCATCAACCTCTCGTTGCAGATGCTGATCTCGCCAAGGAACGAACTCACATGCTGCTCAATATGCAGAATGATTTGATCAAATTGCTATCGAATTGA